In Synergistales bacterium, the sequence CGGCCGGAACGAGTACGGATCAGGTGCGCAACCATATTGTCCGGCGCATTCTGGAAGGGGCCCTGTCCCCGGGCCAGCGCCTGCCGGAGGATCATATCGCTGCGGCGCTGGAGTGCAGCCGGACACCGGTGCGGGAGGGCCTGCGGCGTCTGGAGCGGGACGGCGTGGTGGTCTTTGTCCCCGGCGGAGGAGTGCGGTTGGCCGCGCCGACGCTGCAGGAGATGATCGACGCCTACGAGGTGCGCACCGATCTGGAGTGCATGGCGGTGCGCAAGGTGGGGGAGCACCTGACCCCGCTGATCGCCTGCCGTATCCGGGAGCTGACCGATCCTTCCGCGATTGCCGGAGGCCACGAGTTTCCCGACCTGGACGCCCGGT encodes:
- a CDS encoding GntR family transcriptional regulator; this encodes MAAGTSTDQVRNHIVRRILEGALSPGQRLPEDHIAAALECSRTPVREGLRRLERDGVVVFVPGGGVRLAAPTLQEMIDAYEVRTDLECMAVRKVGEHLTPLIACRIRELTDPSAIAGGHEFPDLDARFHLRIAEESGNAALRDTLELLLARTTVYRLLFGGSTSKDIAEICAEHAAVVEALEQADEEGAAALMRRHLEFGVSEVIGEAKRRDPS